Part of the candidate division KSB1 bacterium genome is shown below.
CAGGTTGCCCCCGGGCTCCGATACCGCTGGTGGGTCGATCCGGCCGGCCCCTGGGCGATTCACGTGCTTGAGGTGGACTTGCGGCACGAGGTCTCCCTGGTCACCGCGAAGGCCCTGGATCTGATCAACGGTCGGGAGACCGTACGCTCGATTGCCGAGAGAGCGAGGCGCTCCGGACTGCGGGTTTTGGCTGCCGTGAACGGCGACTTTTTCACGGAAAGTGGGGAGCCGGTGGGGATCCAGATCTGCCGGGGGATTCCGCTGCGAAATCCAACGCATCGCAGCGCCCTCGTAATCACGGAGGCCCGGAAGGCTTTTATCACCCCACTTGCGGTGCGGATGGTTCTGGTGAACCGACGGGGGGACAGTCTCCAAATCTCTCGGCTGAACCACCGTCCCCTGACCGATGAGCTTTCCCTCTTCAACCGCTTCGCGGGAGGGGAGTTGATCTTTCACCGTCCGGTGGCGGCCTTGCGATGTATCCTTGTGGATTCATTGAGGGTGGGTACGGCAGCTCGGTTGGTGAGCGTCGACCTGGACTCCAGTGCCGAGACGGTAGTGTTCGGCGGAAAGCAGCTGCTTTTCGCGGCCCGGGGTAAGGCGAAAAGGCAGCTGGTTTCCCTGTTTCCTCCGGGCGACACCTTTCGTGCTGTGATCCAGCTACGCCCGGATCTGGGTTCGCCAGTAGTGGAAGCCATCGGCGGACTCCCGCGCCTGGTGCGAGACGGAAGGGTTTCCATCGAGGTGGAACGCGAAGGGGGTAGCGGGTTCCGAGACATACGGCATCCTCGTACAGCCGTTGGGGTCTCGCAAGATGGGTACAGGGTCTTCCTTGTGGTCGTCGACGGTCGGCAGGAAGGATACAGTGTCGGGATGACCCTTGGAGAACTTGCCGAGCTGACCATCCGGCTAGGCTGTTACGACGCGCTTAATCTCGATGGGGGTGGCTCTTCGACCATGCTAGTGGACGGGAAGGTGGTGAATCGGCCTTCGGATCCCGTGGGGGAGCGCCCGGTGGCGAACGCGCTCCTGGTGGTGGCCAGGCCGTAACACTCTGGAAAAGACGGGGATGGCTCGTGCCGTTGTCGCTTGACATTGAGAGGGGCTTTTTCTAATATGCCAGGGCTATGAGGGAACCGCACACGCGAGAGAGAACCCGCAGGGTTTGGGTGGGCAAAGTCCCAGTGGGGGGCGGCGCGCCGGTCACCGTGCAATCGATGACCAGCACCAAGACCGAGGATGTGGATGCGACAGTAGCGCAGATTCGCCAGTTGCGCGCGGCGGGCTGCGACATTGTGCGCGTAGCGGTGCCCAACCGCAAGGCAGTGGAGGCGCTGCCGCAGATCCGAGAGCAGACCGGAATGCCGGTGGTCGCCGATATCCACTTCGACTATCGCCTGGCCTTGGCCGCCATCGACGCAGGGGCCGATAAGATCCGGATCAATCCAGGCAATATCGGCGAAAAGGGCAGAGTGCGGGCTGTTCTCGAACGCGCGGCCGAACGCCAGATCCCGGTCCGGATCGGGGTCAACGCAGGGTCCCTTGAAAAGGACCTGCTTGCCAAGTACGGTAGTGCCACAGCGGAGGCTATGGTGGCCAGCGCGCTTCGGCACGTGGAACTGTGCGAGGCGCTTGGCTTTCGCGACCTCGTCCTGTCCCTCAAGGCTTCGGACGTACGGACCACGGTCCAGGCGTACCGGCACATAGCCCGCGAAGTCAATTACCCGCTCCACCTCGGGATCACCGAGGCGGGCACCCTGCGCTCCGGCGCCATCCGATCCGCGGTGGGCCTGGGAATCCTCCTGGCAGAGGGGATTGGCGATACGATTCGCGTCTCGCTGACGGCGGACCCTACGGAGGAGGTGCGAGTCGGGATCGAAATTCTGCGCGCCTTAGGGCTTCGCTCCGTGGGGGTGACGGTGATCTCGTGCCCGACCTGTGGTCGAGCGGAGGTGGATTTGATCCCCATTGCGGAGGAGGTCGAGCGGAGGTTAGCGGGTCTGACCGCCCCAATCCATGTGGCCGTGATGGGGTGCGCGGTGAACGGGCCGGGCGAGGCCAGAGCTGCGGACGTAGGGATCGCCTGCGGACGCGGGGCGGGCCTCCTTTTCGTGCGCGGCGAGGTGATCCGCAAGGTGCCGGAGTCCGAAATGGTCGACGCGCTGGTAGATGAGGTTCTGCGTCTGGCCTCGGAGTTCGAAAAGGGTCGGGAGGTTTCTCCGGAGGTCGCCGTCGAGGCACCACCGGAGGTGAGCCGGTAGCGTTCGAGACGAATCGGCCGCTGGGGGATCGGGCGAGGAGGTCACGGGACGAACGAAGAGGTCTCTATGTGGCAAGACAGTACGGTCCTAATCCTCGGGGGAGCGGGACTTGTGGGGGCTCAGGTGGCCCGGGAAATCGCCCGCGAACTGAAACCCCGCCTGATCGTGATCGCTTCCTTGTACCAGCGTGAGGTCCGCGAGGTCCTCCGCGAGCTTCGCCGCGAGTTCCCCAACGTAACGTTCGATGGCTGCTGGGGGGACGTCTTCGTCCGGAAGGAATTCTGCGAGAAGGACCGGAGTGAGATTCTGGAGTCCCTCCAGAAAAGCCGGATGCTGTTTCAGGACGTGTTCGGCGACAAAGCAGAGGCCTATCGCCATTCCACTCTGGTGGACATTATTCTCCGCTATCGCCCGGCGATCATCGTCGACTCCATCAATACAGCCACAGCCATCAGCTACCAGGATGTCTACACTAGCTCCATTGAGGTGGACAAGATCCTCGCGCAGATGGCTTTGCCGCGTCCCGAAAGCGATCAGGCACGAGCCCTCGGCAAGGTCAGCATCAAGAAGCTGGAGCACCTGCTGGTGAGTCAGTCGATTCCCCAGCTCATCCGTCACGTGCAACTTCTCTGGGATGCGATGGTCGAGGCCGGGGTCAAGATCTACCTGAAGATCGGGACGACGGGTACCGGAGGGATGGGACTGAACATCCCTTACACCCATAGCGAGGATAAGCCGAGCGCCAAGCTAATGACCAAGACGGCGGTGGCCTTTGCTCACACCGGCTTGCTTTTCCTGATGGCTCGGACGCCGGGCGGCCCCATCGTCAAGGAGATCAAGCCGGGGGCCATGATCGGCTACCGGAAGATCGAGTTCCGCACCGTGCGCCGAGGGAATAAGCCTGTTCCTCTGTACCGGAGCAAGACCGTGGATCTTGGGGAGCAGCTGGATCTCGCCTTCCAGCCTGATTACGAAGTCAAGGGCGAGCTCATGGCAGCTGGAGTGGACACGGGCGAGAACGGCTTTTTCACCCTGGGCGAGTTCGAAGCGATTACGGCTCTCTACCAGATGGAGTTTGTGACGCCTGAGGAGATCGCCCAGACCGTGGTGCTCGAGATTCTCGGACACAACACCGGCAAGGACGTGATTGCAGCCATCGACGGTGCGGTGATGAATCCGAGCTACCGGGCGGGCATCCTGCGGCAGCCTGTCCTGGAGGAACTGCGGGCCCTGGAAAAGAAGACCGGCACCTGGAGTGTGGCGCTTGGCCAGCTCGGGCCGCCGGAGCTCAGTAAACTCCTGTATGAAGCTCATCTCCTGCGCCTGAAGTACGGCACCCTGGAGCGCGTACTTGCGGAAACCCCCGAGCGAATCTCCCAGGCGATCTACAACTATCTCCGACGCAGCGATCTCCGCGACACCATTGTTTCCATCGGCGTGCCCATCCTTACCCCGGATGGCAAGAGGCTGATTCGCGGCCCCAAGCTCAACATCCCGGAGTACCAGGGTCAGTGGGTTCTCCCCGTTACGCCTGAAGCCGTCGATCGCTGGGCCAAGAAGGGCTGGGTCGACCTGCGGCCCAGCAACTTCGAGCTCTGGCAACAGCGTTTCCGGCAGATGCTACGTTCGGCTGCAGGCCTGCCCACAGAGGGCTCGGCCGCCATTCGCCGCTCTTCCTATCTCTACGACGAAATCCGCATCGGAGAGGTGGTCGCCTGGATCTTCAACAACGACCCGACGATCCGCGGCTACCGGGTGAAGGCCCTGTAGAGGCGGCGAACCCGGCGCCGCGCGTAGCCTGGGACTCCGAGAGGCGAAAGGGGAGGGCCGGCTTCTGCCGGGCAGGTCAGGGAACGAACGAAGGAGGGCCCGGAACGAGAGCCTGAAGGGAGATGGTCGGAAGCAATGCGAAGGCTGGTCGAGTGTGTCCCGAACTTCAGTGAGGGCCGGAACCAGGCCACCATCGACGCCATTGCCCGGGCGATCCGCGAGGTGGATGGGGTCATGCTCCTGGACATCGATCCTGGCCGGGCCACGAACCGAACCGTTTACACCTTCGTCGGGGAGCCGGAAGCTGTTTTGGAGGCCGCGTTCCGCGCCATCTCTACGGCCGCCGAGCTTATTGACATGAGCAAACACAGGGGTGAACACCCCCGGATCGGGGCGACCGACGTGTGCCCTTTTGTGCCGGTCGCCGGCGTCACGATGGAGGAATGTGTGGAACTCGCCCACCGGCTGGGTCGCCGCGTGGGTGAGGAACTGCGCATCCCCGTCTACCTGTACGAGGAGGCGGCCACTCGGCCCGACCGCAAGAGCCTCGCCGAGATCCGGCGCGGAGAATACGAAGGCCTGCGGGAAAAGCTCCGGGACCCCCAGTGGAGACCCGATTACGGACCTGCCGAATTCAACCCCAAAACGGGAGCCACCGTAATCGGAGCGCGGGAGTTTTTGATCGCCTACAACGTGAACCTGAATACGCGCGACAAGCGTCTGGCCCACGAGATTGCCCTTACCTTGCGTGAGACCGGCCGTGCCAAGAGGGATGCGGAGGGAAACATTCTGCGCGACCAAGCCGGAAACCCCATTCGCGAGCCTGGGCGCTTGAAGGCTGTCCGCGCCGTCGGCTGGTACATTGAAGAGTACGGATGCGCACAGGTCTCGATGAACCTTCTGAACTGGAAAATCACGCCTCCGCATCTGGCTTTCGAGGAGGTCTGCCGCGAGGCGGAGAGGCTTGGGCTGCGGGTCACGGGGAGCGAGATCGTCGGGATGATCCCGCTGGAGCCCATTCTGGAGGCAGGGCGCTATTTCCTCCGCAAGCAGGGGAAGTCGGCCGGGGTTCCGGAGGCGGAATTGATTCAGGTGGCAGTGCGCAGCCTGGGGCTCAACGATGTGGCTCCTTTCGAGCCGCAGCAGAAGATTCTGGAATACCGAATCCAGGAACCGGGGAGCTCCTTCCGCACCCTGCCTTTTCAACGCCTTGCCGATCTTGTCTCGATGGACAGCCCGACGCCTGGCGGAGGCAGTGTCGCTGCGCTGGCGGGGGCTCTGGCCGCCGCGCTCGGAGCCATGGTCGCCAATCTGACCGTGGGAAAGAAGGGCTATGAGACGCACTGGTCGGAAATGGATTCCCTGGCGGTCGAGGCTCAGGCGATCAAGGATCGTTTCCTTCAGCTGGCCGACGAGGATTCCCGCGCCTTTGATCGGGTGATGGCGGCATTTTCCCTGCCGAAAGGGAGCGACGAGGAAAGGAAGGCCCGCGTAGAGGCCATCGAGGAGGCAACTCGCGGAGCCGCTTCGGTGCCGCTTGAGGTCCTGAAAGAGACAAGGCGCCTCCTCCACCTTCTCAATCCTGTGGCCAGGTTCGGCAACGCGAACGCCGTAAGCGATGCCGGGGTAGCGGCCGCCATGGCCTTGGCCTGTGCGGAGGGAGCTTATTGGAACGTACTGATTAACCTGGGCAATCTTCAGGATCAGGAGTGGTCGGGGGAACGGCGACGCGAAGCTGAGGCGCTGCTGGAGGAGATCCGAGCCGCCTACGACGAAGCCCGCTCCCTGATCTCTTCCCGCCTGCTCCCTGAGTAGGAGTCGACGTGAGCATCCGTGCGCAGCGAGGGATTCCTGACTGGCGCAGGTGGCGCGACGAGGTGCGATACCTGCTAAGGATTCTGCCCGTCGCCACCTTGCTGGGACTCCTGATCTTCCCGCTGTTCCTGGGGGCCAGAAGATCCCGGGAAGGCGAGGGGGAGAAACGCCTGCCGGTGCGGATCTACCTGAGCTCCCAGGCCGATCGGGAGCGAGTGCGCCGGTTAGGTGTTGAGGACGTGGTTCGAGAGACGGACCAGTACCTCGACGCAAACGTGACTGGGCGGCAGCTTTTGACCTTACGCCAGGAAGGCCTCGAAGTCGCGTTTATTATCGAGATCGATACCGCCGGCACCGCAGTCCGCGACTGGCCGTCCGTCGAGGATCTGTACCAAAGGCTTGAACAGATCGCCCGGCAGCATCCTCAAATTTGCCGGATGATCGAAATCGGGCGGTCGGCCCGCTGGCAATTTCCCATTTGGGCGCTCAAGATCTCAGACAATGTCGCGCTCGAGGAGGACGAGCCGGCAGTCCTGATCAACGGCGGAATCCACGCCCGCGAGCCGCTGTCCATCGCCGCCTGCCTGCACGTAGCTGAGCAGCTCTGCGACGGCTACGGACGCGACCCCAAGGTGCAGCAGTGGGTGGAGGAGCTGCAGATCTACATCGTCCCCCTCCTCAACCCGGACGGGTACCACTATATCCAGAGCCAGAGGATCGGCTTCCCGTGGTGGCGAAAGAACCTCGCCGATAACGATGGCAATGGAGAGTTCCAGCGGGAAGTGGATGGCGTCGACCTGAACCGCAACTTCGCCTTCAACTGGGCAGCCGGGGGCAGCGACGAGCCCGGAAGCTGGTTCTACCGGGGCAAGAAGCCCTTCTCCGAGCCGGAATCACGTGCCCTGCGG
Proteins encoded:
- a CDS encoding phosphodiester glycosidase family protein, with the translated sequence MPRRVWRGAGVGVAIVLLLISRSLGAGPGGTRQVAPGLRYRWWVDPAGPWAIHVLEVDLRHEVSLVTAKALDLINGRETVRSIAERARRSGLRVLAAVNGDFFTESGEPVGIQICRGIPLRNPTHRSALVITEARKAFITPLAVRMVLVNRRGDSLQISRLNHRPLTDELSLFNRFAGGELIFHRPVAALRCILVDSLRVGTAARLVSVDLDSSAETVVFGGKQLLFAARGKAKRQLVSLFPPGDTFRAVIQLRPDLGSPVVEAIGGLPRLVRDGRVSIEVEREGGSGFRDIRHPRTAVGVSQDGYRVFLVVVDGRQEGYSVGMTLGELAELTIRLGCYDALNLDGGGSSTMLVDGKVVNRPSDPVGERPVANALLVVARP
- the ispG gene encoding flavodoxin-dependent (E)-4-hydroxy-3-methylbut-2-enyl-diphosphate synthase, which translates into the protein MREPHTRERTRRVWVGKVPVGGGAPVTVQSMTSTKTEDVDATVAQIRQLRAAGCDIVRVAVPNRKAVEALPQIREQTGMPVVADIHFDYRLALAAIDAGADKIRINPGNIGEKGRVRAVLERAAERQIPVRIGVNAGSLEKDLLAKYGSATAEAMVASALRHVELCEALGFRDLVLSLKASDVRTTVQAYRHIAREVNYPLHLGITEAGTLRSGAIRSAVGLGILLAEGIGDTIRVSLTADPTEEVRVGIEILRALGLRSVGVTVISCPTCGRAEVDLIPIAEEVERRLAGLTAPIHVAVMGCAVNGPGEARAADVGIACGRGAGLLFVRGEVIRKVPESEMVDALVDEVLRLASEFEKGREVSPEVAVEAPPEVSR
- the ftcD gene encoding glutamate formimidoyltransferase; the protein is MRRLVECVPNFSEGRNQATIDAIARAIREVDGVMLLDIDPGRATNRTVYTFVGEPEAVLEAAFRAISTAAELIDMSKHRGEHPRIGATDVCPFVPVAGVTMEECVELAHRLGRRVGEELRIPVYLYEEAATRPDRKSLAEIRRGEYEGLREKLRDPQWRPDYGPAEFNPKTGATVIGAREFLIAYNVNLNTRDKRLAHEIALTLRETGRAKRDAEGNILRDQAGNPIREPGRLKAVRAVGWYIEEYGCAQVSMNLLNWKITPPHLAFEEVCREAERLGLRVTGSEIVGMIPLEPILEAGRYFLRKQGKSAGVPEAELIQVAVRSLGLNDVAPFEPQQKILEYRIQEPGSSFRTLPFQRLADLVSMDSPTPGGGSVAALAGALAAALGAMVANLTVGKKGYETHWSEMDSLAVEAQAIKDRFLQLADEDSRAFDRVMAAFSLPKGSDEERKARVEAIEEATRGAASVPLEVLKETRRLLHLLNPVARFGNANAVSDAGVAAAMALACAEGAYWNVLINLGNLQDQEWSGERRREAEALLEEIRAAYDEARSLISSRLLPE
- a CDS encoding M14 family metallopeptidase; this encodes MSIRAQRGIPDWRRWRDEVRYLLRILPVATLLGLLIFPLFLGARRSREGEGEKRLPVRIYLSSQADRERVRRLGVEDVVRETDQYLDANVTGRQLLTLRQEGLEVAFIIEIDTAGTAVRDWPSVEDLYQRLEQIARQHPQICRMIEIGRSARWQFPIWALKISDNVALEEDEPAVLINGGIHAREPLSIAACLHVAEQLCDGYGRDPKVQQWVEELQIYIVPLLNPDGYHYIQSQRIGFPWWRKNLADNDGNGEFQREVDGVDLNRNFAFNWAAGGSDEPGSWFYRGKKPFSEPESRALRDLALQIRPVAGISYHSHGEAVLFPWANYTRPVDRKLLEHMAFQMANLLEKRRGGEPYAVMPLNGRVGQSSCWLYAALGCFDFTVEIGDEYF